The sequence TCGTGGTCGACGAAGACCCACGGCATATCGTTCATCAAGATGCGCTGCGCTTCGTGGCAGGCATTGCGGCGAACGGTCGGGTTGCTCTCTCGGCGGACCGTCGTCGCCAGTTCGTCGAACCGCTCATTGCGGTAGAACGCGGTGTTCAGCCCCTGCGGCGGGAAGTTGATCGAATTGAAGAGGCTGTTCAGGTAATTGTCGGGGTCGAACGTGACCGAGGAGATCCCCCGCGCGCTCATCTGGTAGTCGCCGGCGTTCCAGCGCTGGACATAGGCGGCGAATTCCTGGACTTCGAGCGTCACGCGAATCCCCACCGCCGCCAGCTTGCTTTGGATGAACTCGGCCATCGGCACTGGCTGCTGCATGCCGGTGCCTCCGGACGGAATAAGGAACCGCACCTCGAGGGTGTCGTACCCCGCCTGCCGGAGCAGCTGCCGCGCCCGGTCTGGGTCGTTGTCGTTCGCCGGCAGGTCAGGAGCGACCCATTCGCCGAAGGCCGGAGAGAAGGGGCCCCGCGCAGGCTGCCCCGTTCCCCGAAGCACATCGCGGGTGAGGGCCGTCCGGTCAAGGGCGAGGCTGACCGCGAGGCGAACGCGCGGGTCGGTAAATGGCTGAAACCGTTGGTTCAGCTGTATCGCCCAGTGCTGGCGGCTTACCCGCTGCTGCACCCGCAGCCGGCTATCGCCTCGGACGAGGTCCACTGAGTCCGGCGGCAGGTCGACGGTGAAGTTGACCTGCCCGGTCTGCAGGGCGAGCAGCCGCGCTTGGGCATCGGGGATGGCGCGCACAATCAGCTGGTCGGCATAGGCGGTCTGCCCCCAGTATTCGGGGTTCCGCTCGAGCGTCACCTGCTGTCCTTTCTGCCAAGAGACAAATCGGAACGGGCCCGTGCCGACCGGCCGGTCCGCCACTCCTCGGCCAAGCTCCTGCAGCGCCTTCGGGCTGATCATGTAGCTGGGGTTCGTTGTCAGATAGTTCATCAGCGGCGCGTAGCGCTGCCGGAGGTTGAGCCGGATCGTGTACTCGTCGACGATGTCGACGCTCGCGATCGGCGTGAGGAAAAGCCGGTAGAACAGCCAGTTGCCATCCCGGTTGTTCGGATGGTTGGGGTCGATCTGGCGGTCGAGGTTGAACTTCGCCGCTTCTGCGTTGAAGGGGGTTCCGTCATGGAACTTGACGCCCCGACGGAGCGAGAGGGTCCAGCTCATGCCGTCGGCTGCCTGTTCCCACCGCTCGGCGAGCGCGGGGAGGATCTCCGTCTTATCGGGAGACTCGCGGACGAGGGGGTCGTAGATCGCGTAGGCGATCCGGCGGGTGTAGTTGTCAGCGACCGCATGGGCGTCGAGGGTCAGCGGATCGATCGGGCTACCGTAGACGATCACGCCGCCGCGGCGCGGGCCCGCAGGAGCTTGCGTGGTGCCCGGCTGCCCCGTGGGCGCCCCGGCGCAGGCAGCAAGCAGGCCGGAGCCTGCCATTGCGGCTGACGCTGCCAAAAAGGTTCGACGCGAAATCGCTTCCATCCGAACCCCTCCTCGTTGGTAAGCAGTGACGATCGTGCGCAAGGGCAGACCGCTTGTCAAATATTCTGTGCATCCCCCCAGCGCGGCGGACGCCGCTCAGGATACCGCTGCTGCCTGACTGACAGGCGGAAGCCCGCTCGCGTTCCCGCGGTGAACGGCGTCAATCACCTCTTGGCAGCGGAGCGAATCGACGAGGTTCGGATGCTGGTCGCTGCCGTTCTCGATCGCGTCGATCAGCTTATGGACGAGCAGTCCGAAGCGGGGAACTGCCGAGCGCGCCGCCATCTCCGGGAAGACCGGCTCGGGCGTTTTAACCGGCTGAAGCGCGCGGTCGTGAGGTCCAGCGATGTGCACGTTCAGGTCGTTGTCGACCATGATCGAGCTGTCGCTGCCATAGATCTGGAGCCGGAACCCCGAGCCGGCGCGGTTGCCAAAGCCGAGCTGGATCGTGACGACGGCGCCGTTCTCGAGCGTGCCGAGGAGCGCGAAGGCGTCGTCGGCCGTCGCCTTCTTGATTCCTCCCTGCTCGTCGAGGCAGTCGGGGTTCCAGGTGCGCAGTTGGCCGGTCGCCGTTGCCCACTCTCCGAACCAGTAGCGAACAAGGTCGATGTAGTGGCTGCCCATTGCGCCGAGGTAGCCGCCGCCGAGCGCTGCGTCGTTCAGCCAGGTCCACGGGCGCGGCGGCATCCCTGCCGGCCAGCCGGCCCACTGCTCGATAGAGATGTGGCGGACCTGCCCGAGAAATCCCTCATCGACGAGCTGCTTGATGTACATCGTGTGGGGGAAGAACCGCATCGTAAACGCGGAGATGTGGGCGACGCCGTGGCGCTCAGCGGCGTCGAGCATCTCGCGCGCTTGCTGGGCGTTGACCGCTGCCGGCTTCTCGCAGAGGATATGTTTCCCTGCCTCGGCGGCGGCGACGGTCATGGGGTGGTGGAGGTAGACGGGCGCGCCGATATAGACGATATCGATCTCGGGAAGCGCCACCATCGCGCGGTAGTCGTCGAAGGCGAGCGGAGCGCCGAACTGGGCGGCCGCAGCCTTGGCCCGTTCCAGCCGAGCGCTGCAGATTGCGTACAGCTCGACATCCGGGTAGCTTGCGAAGGTGGGAAGCGGGCTTTGGGCGGCCCAAGCGGTGCCGATCGCGCCGACTTTATAGCGCTTCTTCGCCACGATGCCTCCTTAGAGAGAAAGAACGCCGGAAGCGGCGGCTCCCGGCGTCGAGCGCGTGACGGGGGATGGTTAGGACGCGGCCGCCGGCTCTTGCGGTGCCGCCTTGCGGGCGGGCTTGCGGGCGACGACAAGCATGTTCGCCCCGGCGCGCACCGGCCGGTGGACATCCTCAAGGCCGAGTTCGACGAGGTACTGCTCCAGCCGCAGGTCCAGATACTGCAGCATAAACGGCTCCGACCCGCGCTTCGCGATCTCCTCGCGGCGGGCGAGGTCGCCCGGCGTTTCCGCGGGCGGCCAGTCGAAGAAGGTGATGAGATGGCCGGGTTTTGCGAGCCGGATCATCTCTTTGACGACGGCGCGGCTGTGGTACGTCGGCATCTCGTGGAGACAGTAGCTCTCATTGACGACGTCGAAGTAGTCGTCCGGGTAGTAAGAGCAGTCGCCGGCGTCCATGTGATAGAAGAAGATGTTGTTGACGCCCCGCTCTTGGGCGAGTTTGCGCGCATAGCGGATGTTCGAGGGCGAGAGGTCGATCCCGATGACTTCGCATTCCGGCCACAGTTCGGCCATGACGAACGTCGTCGCGCCGATGCCGCAGGCGAGATCAATCGCGCGCTGCGGCTTGAGGTCGCCATACACCTTCTTCAGCCAGTACTTGATCGTCTCGGGCTGGGTGAAGTAGAAGGTCGTCCGCTTTTGAAACTCGCCGTGGTACGGCCCGAAGGCGGGGTCGAGACCGCCCGGTGTCGGGAAGGTGTGGACCGGCTTCATGAAGAAGTAGGCAGGGTACTTCGCCGGCTGGGTCGCGCCCGGAGGCATCAGGTCGGTCGCGTCGAACGGTCCGTCCATCTGCTCGAGCATGCGGAACTTGATCTTCTGCTTGATCTTGTGAATGGCCGGGAAGTACTTGGAAAGCCACAGTTCGAAAGTCATCGGCGGGCCGGCATACGCTGGGGCGCCGGGAGGGGGCGAGCCGATTACCGCCATCTTCTCTTCAAGGGTCGGTTTCTGGGTTGTGGTCACGCTCCGCTCCTCCGATAGTATCCGGGACATTGTACAACCTGCTGAAAGGAACGGGAAGGCCCGCGCCATTCCGGCGACGGGCCGGTTTCAGAAGGCGGGAAGGCTTACTTGATCTTGTAGGCGCTGTCGAAGTTGTAGATGACGAAATTGACGGGCTTCCAGCCCTTCACCTTGGGCGTCGTGACGTGGAAGGTCGGCTGGATGAGCAGATAGAGCATCGGCACGTCTTCCTTCCAGATCCGGTTCGCTTGGAGGAAGAGCTGGCGGCGCTTAGCAGGGTCGACCTCGGTGACAGCCTGGGCCATCAGCCGGTCCCATTCCGGGTTGCAGTACCACTGGCCGTTCGGGATCGGCTTGCCGCACCCCCAGAAAGAGCGGATGCCGCTGGCGAAGCCGGTGCTGTCGGTGTTCCCCTGCGCCCACAGGTCGGGGATCAGCCCGCCTTGGCCGCGCACTTTCGCAAGGATGACTGACCACTCCTGGGAGTGGATCTCGAACTCGACCCCGACATCCCGCAAGTAGCTCTGGACGGCAAGCAGCGGCTCGACGGGAGATTGCGCCGGAGCGTTGTCGATGCCGTAGGGGAGCCGGAAGCCGTTCGGGTAGCCCGCTTCGGCGAGCAGGCGCCGCGCCATCGCCGGATCATAGGGAATGACGGTGTTCGTCGGGTCCCAATAGGGGCTGGACGGGATGGAATACTGCTGCGGTGACGGCTTCGCGTAGCCGCGGAACAGGTTGTCGGCCATCGCCTGCTTATCGACGGCGTAGTTGAAGGCGAGTCGCACGCGCTTGTCTTTCAGCGGCGTGTCGCGCTGCTCGTAGGCGACCTGCGGGAAGGTGATCGACCAGTTCGTCGACTCGTCGGCGAAGATGACCATGTTCAGCCGCTTCAGCTGGTCGATCTGCTCGGCGGTGAAGCTAGTGAAGGTAATGATGTCGAACTCGCCGGTGCGCAGACCGTTGATCTTCTGCGAGTTTTCAATGATCGCCTTGAAGTAGAGCTCATCCGCCACCGGGGCGCGGAAGGCGTGCTTGACTGGGCGCTTCTTGTAGCGGATCGTATCGCCCGGCACCCATTCGACCAGTTCATAGGGACCGCTGCCCATCGGACGCTGCGAGAAGCCCTCAAAGCCGACGCGCTCGTAGTAATGTTTCGGGATGACGTAAGCGTAGGCCGACCCTGCCACCACGCTCGCGTCCGGCGCCGATAGCTCCAGCTCGACGGTCGTCGCGTTCAGCGCGGTTGCCCGGACGACCGTGTTGAAGAACGACACCTTCGCCGGCCAGCGTTGCTCTGTGTACAGGTTGTAGCTGAACGCCACATCCTCCGCAGTCAGTTTGGCGCCATCCGGCCAGTTCATGTCGTCACGGACAGTGAGCGTCCATTTCCGGCCGTCAGGCGCGAGGTCCCACTTTGTCAGCACAGCCGGCTTCACTTCGAAGTTGTCGCCGAACACTACCATCGAGTCGTAGAGCGGCGAGTAATACCAGTAGCCCGAGCTTCCCGCTGCGGGGGTGAGGTTTGAGACGAGGCTTCCTAGGATGATGTTCAGCCGCTGCTGCTCGGCGCGCTCCTCGCCAGTGGCAGGGGAAGCCGGAGCCCCAGTCGGCGCTGGCGCGCATGCTGAAATGACCAAGACCGCAATAAAGCCGAGGCGCGAAACGAGCGAACGCAATGGACCCCCCATCTGACGCGTCTTCGAGCACGCGGTCTCATCGACCCCGTTGATGAATGTGCAGTCTATCTATCTGCGATCGTGCCGTCAAGATTTTACTTGGCGTCCTGTATACAGTTTCTGACGGAATGCTTCCTCTCGGTGCACGGGAGCCGCCAGTCTCTTCGTACTGCGGCGCAGGGGAGCGCTCAGTCGGTGAACTGCTGCACGACGAGGATTCCCGACGGTCCGGCAGCGACCCCGAAGCCGGCTCGGCGGTAGCGCGGGGAGAGGATGTTCGCGCGGTGAGAGGGGCTCGCCATCAGCACCTCGTGCGCGCTGCGCGCGGTCGGCGCGAAGGCGAGGTTTTCGCCGCTCGTCCCAACGCGGACCCCAGCACGCTGCAGCCGCTCGGCCGGTGTTGAGCCGTCGGGACCGGTGTGCGAGAGGAGGCCCGCTGCGTAGAGCGTCTGGGCGTAGGCGCGCGCCAAGTCGCGCAGGCGCGCGTCAGGAATAAGGGGAGCGAGCGCGTGTTTCTGCCGCTCGGCATTCACGAGGGCGAGGAGCTCCTCTTCGGCCTGGGGGTCGATCGTGGCGCGGGCCGGGAAGAGAAGCGGGAGTGCTCCATCGGTCACCCCCACCGGCGCGGGGATGCCAAGCCGGCTGACCAGCCCGGCGGCCCAGGGCTCAACTTGCCGGACCCACGGCAGGACGAGCTTGCCCGCCTGCGACGCCTCGATCGCAGCGCGGGCAGGAGGAAAGATCGGCCAGATGCCGAGGGCAATGAGCACGATCGCGACGAGGAGCAGTCCCTTGACGGCGCCGGGGATGACGCCGGCTGCGATGTCGAGCCAAGTGAGGAAGAACGTCGAGGTGACGAGGCGACGAACCCGAGCGAGCCAGGGGAGGAGGATCAGCCCATAGCCCAGTTGAAAGGAGATAACGAGCGCTCCGAAGGTGAGCAGATTCACGACCCACGCTGGCTGTCCGAGGGGGGCTGCCGCCAGCGCTGCAAGCGGCGCAAACAGCAGAGCCGCCAGCCAGACCGATCCGGCAAGCCCGAGCAAGTCGCAGAGGCCGAGAAGAAACCCGCGGCGTAACCCCGTGAGCGCGCCGAGCGAGAGCGGGATGAGCAGTTGGAGGTCGACGAGGGTCACCGGCCGGGGATCTTCTCGAGCTTCGCGATGCTCTGCAAGAGCTTCCGGATGCCGACCTTCGGGTTGCGGAAGGCGACCGTCACTTCGAGGTCATCGCGGAGCGGTGCGAGCTGGATGACGGTTCCCTCGCCGAGCAGTGCTTGACGGACGCGGTCGCCCGGCTTGAAGGGCGGGGAACTGGCCGCCTTGCCGCGCCCCTGCGTCAGGCTGCCGGCGCGCACCAGCGGCAGACTGAACGCTGCGTGGCGGATGACGATCGTCTCCGGCTCGCGGGTCTCGGGCGGGATGTCGTCGAGAAAGCGCGACGGCGGCTGCGGGTCGTTTCGCCCCCAGAGGTTGCGCCGATAGGCGCGGAAGAGGTAGAGCCGCTCTTGGGCACGGGTGACGCCGACGTAGAGCAGCCGCCGTTCCTCCTCGATCTCCTCGAGGCTCTCCTGCTCAGCCTGGATCGCGCGGCTGTGGGGCAGGAGCCCCTCCTCGAGCCCGATGATGAAAACAACGGGAAATTCCAGCCCCTTGGCAGCGTGGAGCGTGATCAGCGTCACGGCGTCGGCAGAGCTGTCGGTCTGGTCGACCGCAGTCAGGAGGGCAACCTTCTCGAGGAAGGCAGTGAGCGCTTGGCGCGGCGGGAAGGACGCAAACTCGGAGGAAGCGGCGGCCAACTGGCGGATGTTTTCGAGCCGATCTGATCCTTCAGCGGTGGCCGGCGCGAGAAACTCGTAGTAGCCTGTGCGGCGTACCACCTCCTCGATCAGCTCGGGCAGGGGGCGCTCCTCACTCTCGGAGCGGAGCTCCTCGATCAGGGCGACAAAAGCGGCGATCGCGCCGCGCGCGCGTCCGCCGAGGTCATGGTCGCCCCGCTGGACTGCGGTGAGCGTTGTCCAGAGCGGCTGGCTGGCTGCCCGCGAGAGCCGCACGAGGTCATCGACCGTCTTCTGGCCGATCCCGCGCGGCGGCACATTGAGGATGCGGGTCAGCGACACGGCGTCGAGCGGGTTCTGGAGGATCCGCAAGTAGGCGAGGACGTCTTTCACCTCTTTGCGTTCGTAGAAGCGCGTTCCGCCCACCAGGCGATACGGGATGGCGTAGGCGTTGAAGCGCTCTTCAAGCGGCCGCGACTGTCCATTCGTCCGATACATCACCGCGAAATCGCGATACGACCGCTGCTCCTCGCGCATGAGGCGTTCGATCTCCCGCGCGACTTCGGTTGCCTCCTCTTCCTCGTTCGCCAGCTCCCGAACGACGATCTTTCGTCCTCTTCCCCGGTCCGCGACCAGCTCTTTCGGCTTGCGCTGCGTGTTGGCCGCGATGATTCCTGCGGCCGCGTCGAGGATGTATTGCGTCGAGCGATAGTTCTTTGTCAGGACGACAACTTTGGCATCGGGAAAGTCACGCTCAAAGTTGAGAATGTTGCGAATATCGGCGGAGCGGAACCGATAGATCGACTGATCGGGGTCGCCGACGACGGCGAGATTGCGATGTTTCGCGGCGAGGATCTTCACCAGTTCATATTGGGCGATGTTCGTATCTTGGAACTCATCCACCATCACGTGGAGGTAGCGTTCTTGATAGCGCTCGGCGACGGCAGGCACCAGACAGAAGAGGCGAACCGTCTCGGCGATCAGGTCGTCGAAATCAAGCCCGCGGCTCTCCCGAAGCCGCTCTTGGTAGAGGGCGTAAGCGCGATGAACAATTTCCTCGAAATAGGTGCGGGCGTAGCGCGCTGTCTCCTGGTCGGGCGGGAGAAGCTCCGCCTTCAGCCGGCTGATGGCGTTGAGCACCGCTTTTGGGTTGATCTGCCGCTCATCGAGCCGCAGCTCGGCGAGCACCCATTTCATGACGCGGAGCTGATCGTCATCGTCGAAGATATGAAAGTGCGGGTCGATCCCGATTGCTTTGCCCTCCGCGCGCAGGATCTGGGCGCAGAGCGCATGAAAGGTGCCCGCCGCCAGTTGGTCGGCGCGGTTGCCGACGAGGCGCTCGATCCGGTCGATCAGTTCGCGCGCCGCCTTGTTGGTAAAAGTGACCGCCATGATGCGGCGCGGGGAGACACCGATCGTTCGGATGAGATAGGCGACGCGGTGGCTGATGACCCGCGTCTTGCCGCTCCCGGGTCCGGCGAGGATGAGCAGCGGGCCACGGATAGTTGTGGTGGCGTCGCGCTGGTCGTCGTTCAGGCCGCGGAGGATCGGGTCCTCCCCGCTTGTCAGCGGCAGCGGGCGCTCTTCGGCACG comes from Dehalococcoidia bacterium and encodes:
- a CDS encoding CAP domain-containing protein, with the translated sequence MTLVDLQLLIPLSLGALTGLRRGFLLGLCDLLGLAGSVWLAALLFAPLAALAAAPLGQPAWVVNLLTFGALVISFQLGYGLILLPWLARVRRLVTSTFFLTWLDIAAGVIPGAVKGLLLVAIVLIALGIWPIFPPARAAIEASQAGKLVLPWVRQVEPWAAGLVSRLGIPAPVGVTDGALPLLFPARATIDPQAEEELLALVNAERQKHALAPLIPDARLRDLARAYAQTLYAAGLLSHTGPDGSTPAERLQRAGVRVGTSGENLAFAPTARSAHEVLMASPSHRANILSPRYRRAGFGVAAGPSGILVVQQFTD
- a CDS encoding class I SAM-dependent methyltransferase, producing the protein MTTTQKPTLEEKMAVIGSPPPGAPAYAGPPMTFELWLSKYFPAIHKIKQKIKFRMLEQMDGPFDATDLMPPGATQPAKYPAYFFMKPVHTFPTPGGLDPAFGPYHGEFQKRTTFYFTQPETIKYWLKKVYGDLKPQRAIDLACGIGATTFVMAELWPECEVIGIDLSPSNIRYARKLAQERGVNNIFFYHMDAGDCSYYPDDYFDVVNESYCLHEMPTYHSRAVVKEMIRLAKPGHLITFFDWPPAETPGDLARREEIAKRGSEPFMLQYLDLRLEQYLVELGLEDVHRPVRAGANMLVVARKPARKAAPQEPAAAS
- a CDS encoding Gfo/Idh/MocA family oxidoreductase, which encodes MAKKRYKVGAIGTAWAAQSPLPTFASYPDVELYAICSARLERAKAAAAQFGAPLAFDDYRAMVALPEIDIVYIGAPVYLHHPMTVAAAEAGKHILCEKPAAVNAQQAREMLDAAERHGVAHISAFTMRFFPHTMYIKQLVDEGFLGQVRHISIEQWAGWPAGMPPRPWTWLNDAALGGGYLGAMGSHYIDLVRYWFGEWATATGQLRTWNPDCLDEQGGIKKATADDAFALLGTLENGAVVTIQLGFGNRAGSGFRLQIYGSDSSIMVDNDLNVHIAGPHDRALQPVKTPEPVFPEMAARSAVPRFGLLVHKLIDAIENGSDQHPNLVDSLRCQEVIDAVHRGNASGLPPVSQAAAVS
- a CDS encoding UvrD-helicase domain-containing protein — protein: MSDACPRAEERPLPLTSGEDPILRGLNDDQRDATTTIRGPLLILAGPGSGKTRVISHRVAYLIRTIGVSPRRIMAVTFTNKAARELIDRIERLVGNRADQLAAGTFHALCAQILRAEGKAIGIDPHFHIFDDDDQLRVMKWVLAELRLDERQINPKAVLNAISRLKAELLPPDQETARYARTYFEEIVHRAYALYQERLRESRGLDFDDLIAETVRLFCLVPAVAERYQERYLHVMVDEFQDTNIAQYELVKILAAKHRNLAVVGDPDQSIYRFRSADIRNILNFERDFPDAKVVVLTKNYRSTQYILDAAAGIIAANTQRKPKELVADRGRGRKIVVRELANEEEEATEVAREIERLMREEQRSYRDFAVMYRTNGQSRPLEERFNAYAIPYRLVGGTRFYERKEVKDVLAYLRILQNPLDAVSLTRILNVPPRGIGQKTVDDLVRLSRAASQPLWTTLTAVQRGDHDLGGRARGAIAAFVALIEELRSESEERPLPELIEEVVRRTGYYEFLAPATAEGSDRLENIRQLAAASSEFASFPPRQALTAFLEKVALLTAVDQTDSSADAVTLITLHAAKGLEFPVVFIIGLEEGLLPHSRAIQAEQESLEEIEEERRLLYVGVTRAQERLYLFRAYRRNLWGRNDPQPPSRFLDDIPPETREPETIVIRHAAFSLPLVRAGSLTQGRGKAASSPPFKPGDRVRQALLGEGTVIQLAPLRDDLEVTVAFRNPKVGIRKLLQSIAKLEKIPGR
- a CDS encoding ABC transporter substrate-binding protein encodes the protein MGGPLRSLVSRLGFIAVLVISACAPAPTGAPASPATGEERAEQQRLNIILGSLVSNLTPAAGSSGYWYYSPLYDSMVVFGDNFEVKPAVLTKWDLAPDGRKWTLTVRDDMNWPDGAKLTAEDVAFSYNLYTEQRWPAKVSFFNTVVRATALNATTVELELSAPDASVVAGSAYAYVIPKHYYERVGFEGFSQRPMGSGPYELVEWVPGDTIRYKKRPVKHAFRAPVADELYFKAIIENSQKINGLRTGEFDIITFTSFTAEQIDQLKRLNMVIFADESTNWSITFPQVAYEQRDTPLKDKRVRLAFNYAVDKQAMADNLFRGYAKPSPQQYSIPSSPYWDPTNTVIPYDPAMARRLLAEAGYPNGFRLPYGIDNAPAQSPVEPLLAVQSYLRDVGVEFEIHSQEWSVILAKVRGQGGLIPDLWAQGNTDSTGFASGIRSFWGCGKPIPNGQWYCNPEWDRLMAQAVTEVDPAKRRQLFLQANRIWKEDVPMLYLLIQPTFHVTTPKVKGWKPVNFVIYNFDSAYKIK
- a CDS encoding ABC transporter substrate-binding protein, which gives rise to MEAISRRTFLAASAAMAGSGLLAACAGAPTGQPGTTQAPAGPRRGGVIVYGSPIDPLTLDAHAVADNYTRRIAYAIYDPLVRESPDKTEILPALAERWEQAADGMSWTLSLRRGVKFHDGTPFNAEAAKFNLDRQIDPNHPNNRDGNWLFYRLFLTPIASVDIVDEYTIRLNLRQRYAPLMNYLTTNPSYMISPKALQELGRGVADRPVGTGPFRFVSWQKGQQVTLERNPEYWGQTAYADQLIVRAIPDAQARLLALQTGQVNFTVDLPPDSVDLVRGDSRLRVQQRVSRQHWAIQLNQRFQPFTDPRVRLAVSLALDRTALTRDVLRGTGQPARGPFSPAFGEWVAPDLPANDNDPDRARQLLRQAGYDTLEVRFLIPSGGTGMQQPVPMAEFIQSKLAAVGIRVTLEVQEFAAYVQRWNAGDYQMSARGISSVTFDPDNYLNSLFNSINFPPQGLNTAFYRNERFDELATTVRRESNPTVRRNACHEAQRILMNDMPWVFVDHEIALWYHAAEVNGFVMRDNVEVDWNLLYLA